Below is a window of Perca fluviatilis chromosome 14, GENO_Pfluv_1.0, whole genome shotgun sequence DNA.
caacATGTTTCAAGGACTGTCCAAACTAGTCAAGCTATCTCTGATGAGTAACCGTATCAGTTATATCTCCCCTGTGGCCTTTCAGTCCCTGGTCAGCTTAGAGGAATTAGATCTGGGCTCTAATTACCTACAACAAATAGCAGATGTTGCTCCCATCTTTAAACTACCAACTCTAAATAAGTTGTCTCTTGGGAACAACAAGTTCACCTCTTTTGAATCAGTCGACCTGCATTTAAACGTCTCAAACATAAAGACCGTGCTGCTGACTTTTAACCCTCTGAGAAAGTTCAGTCTTACAAAAgacatctttcctcatttgtggTCTCTCGAGTTAATTAAGTGTAGCAGCGACATTGAATGGGACGTATCAAACAATACCTTTCTGAGAACCCTAACTAGTTTGGCCCTAGGTGGAACTTATATTAGCTTTGAGTCGTACCGCATGGCGCTGCAGACCACTGAGTCACTacaaacactttttctgacgtcgATGAAGGCGAGGATAGATGAAGGTCTCATAGATGTCGCCTGCCAAATTCCTTCTCTAAGAAGTCTTGATTTAGGGTATAACCACATTGTCAGCGTAGACGACAACCTGCTGCAGTCTTGTTCTCAGGTCACTGACCTCAGTTTATCTTCTAACAAGCTGTCCAACATGTCAGAGCATTCACTCAGATCGATTTCACAGCTCAGGTATCTGGTTTTGGGCAATAACCACCTATCCAAAGTGCCCCTCGCAATCAGAGGACTCTCCACACTGGAAACCTTGGATCTGAGATCCAACTACATCACTGAACTCGACTGCAACGCTTTCCTGAATTTAACAAGATTAACAACGCTTAATCTCTACCAAAATCTcatttcaaaaattaaaggatgtgttTTTCAAAGCTTGAAGGATTTGATAGAAGTTAATATTGCAGAAAATGCGGTTTTTACTTTTGACAATACTTTCAAGGTTGGCTTGCAGAAACTCAAATctttgaatttacacaataaTCGTCTCTTAAAGCTCATGCCAGAAGACTTTAGAAACCTGTCCTCCCTCCGTTCTTTGGATTTAGAAAAAGACACATATTACGATGTGAATGATGGGGCTTTCCAAGGACTTGATAATCTTCAAACTCTTAGTATTACACCTGGACATTACAGAAAAGAGATGTTCATAGGACTTACACAGTTAGAGAATCTGACATTACATCTTACCTCAAAGTGGAAACCGAGAAGTTCTCAACAAAATGATTATTCACCTTTCTCAAATTTACCTAACTTGAAGAAGCTTATACTCAAAGTTTACACCACATTAATTTTCTTCGACATTACACAAGATCTGCTCAAGGGCCTTAAATCTTTAGAGTTCTTAACTTCTGACAATTTCTTCAGGAAGTCGTTGCACCCggacacatttaaacacactccCCGACTGAAGGTTCTTCAGATAATAAACAGCAATCTGTCACATTTAACCCCTGAACTGTTCT
It encodes the following:
- the LOC120572279 gene encoding toll-like receptor 13 isoform X1, with the translated sequence MQYTGSWPLFLVPLLSFLLHYNPLLAFSLKNCTIDYSEDVNKLWVTCTQRSLTAIPDDIPRNASLLDLSSNSISNITGTDLKYLPKLAYAYLGFNLISHIDDGAFADSEKLKVLSLSSNNLKKVTDNMFQGLSKLVKLSLMSNRISYISPVAFQSLVSLEELDLGSNYLQQIADVAPIFKLPTLNKLSLGNNKFTSFESVDLHLNVSNIKTVLLTFNPLRKFSLTKDIFPHLWSLELIKCSSDIEWDVSNNTFLRTLTSLALGGTYISFESYRMALQTTESLQTLFLTSMKARIDEGLIDVACQIPSLRSLDLGYNHIVSVDDNLLQSCSQVTDLSLSSNKLSNMSEHSLRSISQLRYLVLGNNHLSKVPLAIRGLSTLETLDLRSNYITELDCNAFLNLTRLTTLNLYQNLISKIKGCVFQSLKDLIEVNIAENAVFTFDNTFKVGLQKLKSLNLHNNRLLKLMPEDFRNLSSLRSLDLEKDTYYDVNDGAFQGLDNLQTLSITPGHYRKEMFIGLTQLENLTLHLTSKWKPRSSQQNDYSPFSNLPNLKKLILKVYTTLIFFDITQDLLKGLKSLEFLTSDNFFRKSLHPDTFKHTPRLKVLQIINSNLSHLTPELFWQIPNLQKLDLSNNKFRYLDFLGGANLLTLRWLKLNGNELSVINETALQCLPALTYLDLNNNPLTCECSNIGFKQWVQSNNQTQVVNGHQYTCAFPVSQKGNKFLDIDTSSCCIDAGFFCFVFSTCLVLFTLLASFIYHFLRWHLTYAYYLFLALVYDKRRGRKGSPHHYDAFVSYNVYDEAWVYEEMLPVLEGEQGWRLCLHHRDFEPGRPIVENITDAIYGSRKTICVISRHYLQSEWCSREIQMASYRLFDEQDDVLILLFMEDIPARELSLYYRMRSLVKRRTYLSWPQAGQHTGVFWQNIRRALMTPGSPTDNPTMSFFQIQE